The sequence below is a genomic window from Bos taurus isolate L1 Dominette 01449 registration number 42190680 breed Hereford chromosome 7, ARS-UCD2.0, whole genome shotgun sequence.
TCTACCAGGCATCCTCTGGAAGCTATCTAGGGACTCTTCTTTGAGTTAATTCATTGGCATAGACTTAGGTATGTTGAAATGTGCTTGTTATGAAAGATAacctttcaaaaaaataaaagataccttCTCATCCATATCACTCAGAAAATTTCAAGGGTCCTAGAAGCTCAGTGTCAGAagtcaggacaaaaaaaaaagtatatatttcttattacatCACAAGAGACTGTAGCCAAAATGGCAAATATATCCATGGATACAAAGAATAGACTTACATCTCAGCATAAAATCTTGATAACTTTATAATTATCTAACATTTGTGAGGTTAATACTATCTACCTCACTGAGTCATTACAAATATTAGGGGAGAAAAAGTAAAGGATTTCACACATATTAGACACCCTTAGTGACAgacattgctttaaaatattaacaaaatcatataaaaattagCATATGTAGCTACATAAACAACTTACAATATCATAGGTAGCATGAATATAACATACACAAAGCTATATAAATAATTAGCAAAATAtacttattaataaaaaataaaaacataaaataagttcTCTTTGCACTGgcctgaaaaaaatatgtaagtaCACCCATTTCAGTTTGTTATTTACTTTGAACTTAAGAAATAGTGTATAGAAATGATATCCCAAATATCCTGACACTCCAAATCAGTTTTGATGCCTTTAAATCTGCTTCCTCCTCACAAgtgataagttttaaaatatatgtgtccctccaaaaccacagttctcTAATACAATGTGCCTAagtgccttcttcacagtcttgTTCCTTAGCGTGTAAATCAGGGGGTTCAGCATTGGGGTGACCACAGTGTAGAAGAGGGCCACAAGCTTACCTTCCTCATGAGAGTTTCTCTTGGCAGGCTGGAGATACATGAAAATGATGCTCCCGTAAAACAGAGCCACTACTGCCACATGGGACGAGCAGGTATTGAATGCCTTTCTCCACCCTTCTGCTGACCTGATCGTCAACACAGCCCAGGCAATACGGCTGTATGAGACCAGAATGAGACCCAGAGGCAAGACAACAAAGATAAAGCTGGCCACGTACATCTCTACTTCATTGAAGCTGGTATCCACACAAGCCAGTTGCATAATGAGGGGCATCTCACAGAAAAAGTGGTCAATGCGATTGTTCCCACAGAGAGGCAGGAGCATGGTGAGCGTGGAACCTACCATGCTGGTGGTCAGACCCCCAAGCCACGAGGCAAAAGCCAGGCTGCAGCAAAGCTTTGGATGCATGATGACAGTGTAGTGGAGTGGCCTGCAGATGGCAGCATAGCGATCGTAGGACATGACTGCCAGGAGGACACATTCAGTTGCCCCCAACCAGTGGGAGATATAGAACTGGATCACACACCCTCCATAGCTTATGGTTTTCTGTGGTCCCCAGAGGTTGACCAGGAGTTGTGGGACGATGCTTGTGGTGAAGCTAATGTCCAGGAAGGAAAGGTTGACAAGAAAGAAGTACATAGGAGTGTGGAGATGCACATCCATGCAGGAGACCACAATGATGACGCCATTACCCAAGACAGTCACCACATAAATCCCCAAGACAAAGATAAAAAGGATGGGTTCTAGAGAGGGTCGTTCAGAGAAGCCCAGCAGAATAAAAACTTCTGGAAAACTTACATTGGCTATTTCCATCATCACATACAGCTAAATGTAGGGCAAACAAGTCACCTGCAAATGAGTGGGGGGCACA
It includes:
- the OR2C3B gene encoding olfactory receptor 2C3; its protein translation is MMEIANVSFPEVFILLGFSERPSLEPILFIFVLGIYVVTVLGNGVIIVVSCMDVHLHTPMYFFLVNLSFLDISFTTSIVPQLLVNLWGPQKTISYGGCVIQFYISHWLGATECVLLAVMSYDRYAAICRPLHYTVIMHPKLCCSLAFASWLGGLTTSMVGSTLTMLLPLCGNNRIDHFFCEMPLIMQLACVDTSFNEVEMYVASFIFVVLPLGLILVSYSRIAWAVLTIRSAEGWRKAFNTCSSHVAVVALFYGSIIFMYLQPAKRNSHEEGKLVALFYTVVTPMLNPLIYTLRNKTVKKALRHIVLENCGFGGTHIF